A DNA window from Massilia putida contains the following coding sequences:
- a CDS encoding IlvD/Edd family dehydratase codes for MTQQNSKPKRFRSQDWFDNEERIDMTALYLERFMNYGITPEELRSGKPIIGIAQSGSDISPCNRIHLDLAKRVRDGIRDAGGIPMEFPLHPIFENCRRPTAALDRNLAYLGLVEILHGYPIDAVVLTTGCDKTTPAQLMAAATVDIPAIVLSGGPMLDGWFEGELVGSGAAIWKGRRRLAAGEIDEQKFIDIATASAPSAGHCNTMGTASTMNAVAEALGMSLTGCSAIPAPYRERGQMAYETGQRIVGMAFEDLRPSQILTRDAFIDAIVVNAAIGGSSNAQPHIVAMARHAGVEITPEDWMEYGYDVPLLLNMQPAGKYLGERYHRAGGTPAIMWELEQKGLLRSNRPTVTGRTMAENLVGRESIDREMIYSFDAPLKEKAGFMVLKGNLFDFAIMKTSVISESFRQRYLSAPGSENAFECRVVVFDGSDDYHHRINDPALNIDERTMLVIRGSGPVGWPGSAEVVNMQPPDALIKKGITALPTLGDGRQSGTSDSPSILNASPESAAGGNLALLRTGDVVRVDLNMGRCDVLISDAELDKRRKDAPPAIPPNQTPWQQIYRATVGQLHTGACMELALPYRGVGHDMPRHNH; via the coding sequence ATGACACAACAGAACAGCAAACCGAAGCGCTTCCGGTCGCAGGACTGGTTCGACAACGAGGAGCGCATCGACATGACGGCGCTGTACCTCGAGCGCTTCATGAACTACGGCATCACCCCGGAAGAGCTCCGCTCCGGCAAACCGATCATCGGTATCGCCCAGAGCGGCAGCGACATCTCGCCATGCAACCGCATCCACCTGGACCTGGCCAAGCGCGTGCGCGACGGCATCCGCGACGCGGGCGGCATCCCGATGGAATTCCCGCTGCACCCGATCTTCGAGAACTGCCGCCGCCCGACCGCGGCGCTGGACCGCAACCTGGCCTACCTGGGCCTCGTCGAGATCCTGCATGGTTATCCGATCGACGCCGTCGTGCTGACGACCGGCTGCGACAAGACGACGCCGGCCCAGCTGATGGCCGCCGCCACCGTCGACATTCCGGCGATCGTGCTGTCGGGCGGTCCGATGCTGGACGGCTGGTTCGAAGGTGAACTGGTCGGCTCGGGCGCCGCGATCTGGAAGGGCCGCCGCCGCCTGGCCGCGGGCGAGATCGACGAGCAGAAATTCATCGACATCGCGACGGCCTCCGCGCCGTCCGCCGGCCACTGCAACACGATGGGCACCGCGTCGACGATGAATGCCGTCGCGGAAGCGCTCGGCATGTCGCTGACCGGCTGCTCGGCCATTCCCGCGCCGTACCGCGAGCGCGGCCAGATGGCCTACGAGACGGGCCAGCGCATCGTCGGCATGGCGTTCGAGGACCTGCGCCCGTCGCAGATCCTCACGCGCGATGCGTTCATCGACGCCATCGTCGTCAACGCCGCGATCGGCGGTTCCAGCAACGCGCAGCCGCACATCGTGGCGATGGCCCGTCACGCCGGCGTCGAGATCACCCCCGAAGACTGGATGGAATACGGCTACGACGTGCCGCTGCTGTTGAACATGCAGCCGGCGGGCAAATACCTCGGCGAGCGTTACCACCGCGCCGGCGGCACGCCCGCCATCATGTGGGAGCTGGAGCAGAAAGGCCTGCTGCGTTCGAACCGTCCGACCGTCACCGGCAGGACGATGGCGGAAAACCTCGTCGGCCGCGAAAGCATCGATCGCGAAATGATCTACTCGTTCGATGCGCCGCTGAAGGAAAAGGCCGGCTTCATGGTCCTGAAGGGCAACCTGTTCGACTTCGCGATCATGAAGACGAGCGTGATCTCGGAATCGTTCCGGCAGCGCTATCTGTCGGCGCCGGGTTCGGAGAACGCGTTCGAATGCCGTGTCGTCGTGTTCGACGGTTCGGACGATTACCACCACCGCATCAACGATCCGGCCCTGAATATCGACGAGCGCACGATGCTCGTGATCCGCGGTTCGGGCCCGGTGGGCTGGCCCGGCTCGGCGGAAGTCGTCAACATGCAACCGCCCGATGCGCTGATCAAGAAGGGCATCACGGCGCTGCCGACGCTGGGCGACGGCCGCCAGTCCGGAACGTCGGACAGCCCGTCGATCCTGAATGCGTCGCCGGAAAGCGCGGCGGGCGGCAACCTGGCGCTGCTGCGCACGGGCGACGTCGTGCGCGTGGACCTGAACATGGGCCGCTGCGACGTGCTGATTTCCGACGCCGAACTGGACAAGCGCCGCAAGGATGCGCCGCCGGCGATCCCGCCGAACCAGACGCCGTGGCAGCAGATCTACCGCGCCACCGTCGGCCAGTTGCACACGGGCGCCTGCATGGAACTCGCGCTGCCGTACCGCGGCGTGGGGCACGACATGCCGCGTCATAACCACTGA